One region of Citrus sinensis cultivar Valencia sweet orange chromosome 6, DVS_A1.0, whole genome shotgun sequence genomic DNA includes:
- the LOC102619364 gene encoding uncharacterized protein LOC102619364: MADHALTVPNDSLSLAEPTLSIGQEFPDVETCRRTLKDIAIALHFDLRIVKSDRSRFIAKCSKEGCPWRVHVAKCPGVPTFSIRTLHGEHTCEGVQNLHHQQASVGWVARSVEARIRDNPQYKPKEILQDIRDQHGVAVSYMQAWRGKERSMAALHGTYEEGYRLLPAYCEQIRKTNPGSIASVFATGQENCFHRLFISYRASIYGFINACRPLLELDKANLKGKYLGTLLCAAGVDAEDALFPLAIAIVDVESDENWMWFMSELRKLLGVNTDNMPRLTILSERQRGIVEAVETHFPSAFHCFCLRYVSENFRDTFKNTKLVNIFWNAVYALTTVEFEAKISEMVEISQDVIPWFQQFPPQLWAIAYFEGVRYGHFTLGVTELLYNWALECHELPVVQMMEYIRHQLTSWFNDRREMGMRWTSILVPSTERQIMEAIADARCYQVLRANEIEFEIVSTERTNIVDIRSRVCSCRRWQLYGLPCAHAAAALLSCGQNVHLFAEPCFTVASYRETYSQMINAIPDKSRWKEPGEGAEGGVAKLDITIRPPKTRRPPGRPKKKVLRVENFKRPKRIVQCGRCHLLGHSQKKCTMPI, translated from the coding sequence ATGGCTGACCATGCTTTGACTGTACCAAATGATTCGCTTAGTTTGGCAGAACCTACATTATCTATTGGGCAAGAATTTCCTGATGTTGAAACTTGCAGAAGAACTTTGAAAGATATTGCTATAGCACTACATTTTGATCTACGGATAGTGAAATCAGATCGCAGCCGGTTTATAGCCAAGTGCTCCAAAGAAGGTTGTCCATGGCGTGTTCATGTAGCAAAATGTCCTGGAGTTCCAACTTTTTCCATTAGAACCTTGCATGGAGAGCATACCTGTGAAGGAGTTCAGAACCTCCATCATCAGCAAGCATCCGTGGGTTGGGTTGCTAGATCAGTAGAAGCTCGCATAAGGGATAATCCACAGTATAAACCAAAGGAAATCCTACAAGATATCCGTGATCAGCATGGAGTTGCCGTGTCTTATATGCAAGCTTGGCGTGGAAAGGAGCGCAGCATGGCTGCACTTCATGGGACTTATGAAGAAGGTTATCGACTTCTTCCTGCATACTGTGagcaaataaggaaaacaaatccAGGAAGCATTGCATCCGTTTTTGCAACTGGACAAGAAAATTGTTTCCATCGGCTCTTTATTTCTTATCGTGCATCAATATATGGGTTTATAAATGCTTGTAGGCCACTTTTGGAGTTAGACAAAGCAAATCTGAAAGGGAAATACTTGGGTACACTACTTTGTGCTGCAGGTGTTGATGCCGAGGATGCATTGTTTCCTTTGGCTATTGCTATTGTTGATGTGGAAAGTGATGAAAATTGGATGTGGTTCATGTCAGAATTGCGGAAGCTTCTGGGGGTTAATACTGACAACATGCCTAGACTAACAATACTGTCAGAAAGACAAAGAGGCATTGTAGAGGCAGTCGAAACACATTTTCCAAGTGcttttcattgtttttgtcTGCGCTATGTTAGTGAAAATTTTCGGGACACATTTAAAAACACGAAGTTGGTTAATATCTTCTGGAATGCTGTTTATGCACTTACGACAGTTGAATTTGAAGCTAAAATCTCTGAGATGGTAGAGATATCACAGGATGTCATACCATGGTTTCAACAGTTCCCTCCCCAATTGTGGGCTATAGCATATTTTGAAGGGGTGCGATATGGCCATTTTACGCTTGGTGTGACAGAGTTGTTATATAATTGGGCTTTAGAATGTCACGAGCTCCCTGTTGTGCAGATGATGGAGTATATTCGGCATCAATTAACATCTTGGTTTAACGATCGTCGGGAGATGGGCATGCGGTGGACTTCAATTCTAGTACCATCTACAGAGAGGCAAATTATGGAAGCAATTGCTGATGCACGATGCTATCAAGTACTTCGtgcaaatgaaattgaatttgagatTGTGTCAACTGAGCGAACAAATATTGTGGATATACGAAGTCGTGTGTGCTCGTGTCGCCGTTGGCAACTTTATGGTTTACCTTGTGCTCATGCCGCTGCTGCACTTCTTTCTTGTGGGCAAAATGTCCATCTTTTTGCTGAGCCTTGTTTCACTGTTGCTAGTTATCGAGAGACTTATTCACAGATGATAAATGCTATCCCAGATAAAAGCCGATGGAAGGAACCCGGTGAGGGGGCTGAGGGTGGAGTTGCCAAGCTTGATATCACAATACGCCCACCCAAAACTCGCCGGCCACCTGGAAGGCCAAAAAAGAAGGTTCTTCGTGTAGAAAATTTTAAGCGCCCTAAGAGAATTGTTCAATGTGGTCGTTGCCATTTGTTAGGACATTCTCAAAAGAAATGCACAATGCCAATTTGA